The Novosphingobium sp. THN1 genome includes a window with the following:
- a CDS encoding acyl-CoA dehydrogenase family protein, with amino-acid sequence MDIDLSPEELAFRDEVRAFLAERLPEEVKHGAAMSPTVFVEPDIGQRWNAVLNEQGWLAYQWPKEVGGTGWTPTQRYIFEKECALAGAPNLTVLGLKLVAPVIYTFGTPEQKAKYLPKILSGEDYWCQGFSEPGSGSDLASLQCRATLSEDGTHYKLNGSKIWTTHAHWANRMFALVRTDANVKKQAGISFLLVDMNQPGVSVRPLLTLAGDHEVNQVFLEDAIVPVEDRVGEEGDGWKLAKFLLENERGGSCHSPKLEYDLAQIEQAAADEPDGRGGKLADDTDWKRRVAKVRLGIQSLEMIELKILSEIAKGRPPGPQTSLCKLLASNLRQDVDLLAVDLYGPAGLQLDFARPLYGDNAPAPIHAEGAQVASARYLNSRAWTIFGGTNEVQAGIIARTVLGL; translated from the coding sequence ATGGACATCGATCTTTCCCCCGAAGAACTGGCCTTCCGTGACGAAGTGCGCGCCTTTCTGGCCGAGAGGCTGCCCGAAGAGGTGAAACATGGCGCGGCAATGTCGCCCACGGTCTTCGTGGAGCCCGACATCGGCCAGCGCTGGAACGCGGTGCTGAACGAGCAAGGCTGGCTCGCCTACCAGTGGCCGAAGGAAGTGGGCGGCACCGGTTGGACGCCGACGCAGCGCTATATCTTCGAGAAGGAATGCGCACTGGCGGGGGCGCCGAACCTCACTGTGCTGGGGCTCAAGCTTGTTGCACCGGTGATCTACACTTTCGGCACGCCCGAACAGAAGGCCAAGTACCTGCCCAAGATCCTTTCGGGCGAGGACTACTGGTGCCAGGGCTTCTCCGAACCCGGCTCCGGCTCTGACCTTGCCAGCCTGCAGTGCCGCGCCACGCTTTCGGAAGATGGCACGCACTACAAGCTCAACGGCTCGAAGATCTGGACCACCCACGCGCACTGGGCAAACAGGATGTTCGCATTGGTCCGCACCGATGCCAACGTTAAGAAGCAGGCGGGCATCTCGTTCCTGCTGGTCGACATGAACCAGCCCGGCGTCTCGGTGCGCCCACTGTTGACGCTGGCAGGGGACCACGAGGTCAACCAGGTGTTCCTCGAAGACGCCATCGTCCCGGTGGAAGACCGGGTGGGCGAGGAAGGCGATGGTTGGAAGCTCGCCAAGTTCCTGCTCGAGAACGAGCGCGGCGGTTCGTGCCATTCGCCAAAGCTGGAATACGACCTAGCGCAGATCGAACAGGCCGCGGCGGATGAGCCTGACGGTCGCGGCGGCAAGTTGGCTGACGATACCGACTGGAAGCGCCGCGTCGCGAAGGTGCGGCTGGGCATCCAGAGCCTCGAGATGATCGAGCTGAAGATCCTTTCGGAGATCGCCAAGGGCCGCCCGCCGGGGCCGCAGACCTCGCTGTGCAAGCTGCTGGCGTCCAACCTGCGGCAGGATGTCGATCTTCTGGCAGTGGATCTCTATGGCCCGGCCGGGCTCCAGCTTGATTTCGCGCGGCCGCTCTATGGCGACAATGCCCCGGCGCCCATTCACGCAGAGGGCGCGCAAGTCGCCTCGGCACGCTATCTCAACAGCCGTGCCTGGACCATTTTCGGCGGAACCAACGAAGTGCAGGCGGGCATCATCGCGCGCACTGTGCTCGGACTTTAA
- a CDS encoding thiolase family protein, which yields MSGDVCIVGVGIHPFGRTDGLSGLEQGVFAVREALADAGIDWPQIQFAYGSSDAAGNPDTMVERLGLTGVQFINVRNGCAAGGSALFSAQMAIKSGEFDIGLAVGFDKHPRGAFNALPSEYNLPEWYGDAGYMITTQFFAAKIMRYMHEHRISQTSLARVANKAFRNAVHAPHAWRREPVDMETILEAPLVSDPYTKYMFCSPAEGGVALILASEKKARELGKPLVRLKAATMRTRPPKSFEVFAPSIDIGGGKATATQIASADAFRMAGIGPEDIALAQLQDTECGAEIMHMAENGFCKDGEQEAWLAQGKTEIGGSLPVNTDGGCLACGEPIGASGLRQVYENVVQLRGDGGGRQVPGNPKTAYSHVYGAPGVSAVTILER from the coding sequence ATGAGCGGCGACGTCTGCATCGTCGGCGTGGGCATCCACCCGTTCGGCCGCACCGATGGCCTTTCCGGCCTTGAACAGGGCGTCTTCGCCGTGCGCGAGGCGCTGGCCGATGCCGGGATCGACTGGCCGCAGATCCAGTTCGCCTATGGCAGCTCGGACGCGGCGGGCAATCCCGATACCATGGTCGAGCGCCTGGGCCTGACCGGCGTGCAGTTCATCAACGTGCGCAACGGCTGCGCGGCGGGCGGCTCGGCGCTGTTCTCGGCGCAGATGGCGATCAAGTCGGGCGAGTTCGACATCGGCCTCGCCGTCGGCTTCGACAAGCACCCGCGCGGCGCGTTCAACGCCCTGCCTTCGGAATACAACCTGCCGGAATGGTACGGCGATGCCGGCTACATGATCACCACGCAGTTCTTCGCGGCCAAGATCATGCGCTACATGCACGAGCACCGCATCAGCCAGACCAGCCTTGCGCGCGTGGCCAACAAGGCCTTCCGCAATGCTGTCCACGCTCCCCATGCCTGGCGGCGCGAGCCGGTGGACATGGAGACGATCCTGGAAGCGCCGCTCGTGTCCGATCCCTATACCAAGTACATGTTCTGCTCGCCCGCAGAAGGCGGCGTCGCGCTGATCCTCGCGAGCGAGAAGAAGGCGCGCGAGCTGGGCAAGCCGCTGGTACGCCTCAAGGCCGCGACGATGCGCACCCGCCCGCCCAAGAGCTTCGAGGTCTTCGCGCCTTCTATCGACATCGGCGGCGGCAAGGCCACGGCCACGCAGATCGCCAGCGCCGATGCCTTCCGCATGGCCGGGATCGGGCCGGAGGACATCGCCCTCGCCCAGTTGCAGGATACCGAATGCGGCGCCGAAATCATGCACATGGCCGAAAACGGCTTCTGCAAGGACGGCGAGCAGGAGGCGTGGCTGGCGCAAGGAAAAACCGAGATCGGCGGGAGCCTTCCGGTGAACACCGATGGCGGCTGCCTTGCCTGTGGCGAACCGATCGGTGCGTCCGGCCTGCGTCAGGTCTATGAAAACGTCGTCCAGTTGCGCGGTGACGGCGGCGGACGGCAGGTTCCCGGCAACCCCAAGACCGCATACAGTCATGTCTATGGCGCCCCCGGCGTCTCTGCCGTCACCATTCTCGAGCGTTGA
- a CDS encoding Zn-ribbon domain-containing OB-fold protein — translation MHVIAPGLITEDNPPHLIGGRERETGRVVFPCPSGERYEQVALSRTGTLWSYTIQRYRPKSPPYKGPEAFRPWAVAYVELPGEVIVESRLTDIAFEDIRIGMPLELTMIPLDPDAPDSVMIPAFRPLGDAA, via the coding sequence ATGCACGTTATCGCCCCAGGGCTCATTACCGAGGACAATCCGCCGCACCTGATCGGCGGGCGCGAGCGTGAAACGGGGCGCGTCGTATTTCCCTGCCCTTCCGGCGAGCGGTACGAGCAGGTCGCCCTGTCGCGCACCGGTACGCTGTGGTCCTACACCATCCAGCGCTACCGCCCGAAATCGCCGCCTTACAAGGGCCCCGAGGCCTTCCGGCCCTGGGCTGTCGCCTATGTCGAACTGCCCGGCGAAGTGATCGTCGAATCGCGCCTGACCGATATCGCATTCGAGGACATCCGCATCGGCATGCCGCTGGAACTGACCATGATACCGCTCGATCCGGACGCGCCCGACTCCGTGATGATCCCTGCATTCCGGCCCTTGGGAGACGCAGCATGA
- a CDS encoding GMC family oxidoreductase, whose amino-acid sequence MAQVWDYIVVGAGSSGCVVAERLSANPRNKVLVLEAGGENDGFWVTLPKGVAKLVTNPEHIWAYPVSQSRAEGMPANEVWIRGKGVGGSSAVNGMIWSRGEPADYDAWEAAGATGWNGAAMTEAFLALEDHAAGPGPMRGAGGLVHVDPAIFSYPLAERMIAAGEAMGMARVEDLNERGGERVGLYSHNIRKGRRQSSGRTFLAAARKRANVSVVTGAIAERVVIEQGRAIAVEARANGVLRRFPCAGEVIVSGGAMESPLLLQRSGIGDGARLKAAGIVPLVESPDVGERMVEHLGFSMPHRLRGERGTGGSLRGPGLLVAMARYLVTGGGIMATGPFEVGAFCNVAHPDGRVDAQLYLGGYTFEVADDGNPVPLDKISREPGMTIYGQLLRLTSEASVRIAGPDAATLPTILPNWLSTEHDRKSAIAMVRKMRAFVRSGPLADVVGDELIPGASVESDEAVLDSFRRIASCGLHAIGSCRMGSDERAVVDPRLRVHGVSGLRVVDCSVMPGHVTGNTNAPAMALGYRAGAMILEDARN is encoded by the coding sequence ATGGCACAAGTCTGGGATTACATCGTCGTGGGCGCAGGCTCATCCGGCTGCGTCGTTGCCGAGCGGTTGAGCGCGAACCCGCGCAACAAGGTGCTGGTGCTCGAAGCTGGCGGCGAGAACGACGGGTTCTGGGTGACCCTGCCCAAGGGCGTGGCCAAGCTTGTGACCAACCCGGAACACATCTGGGCCTACCCCGTCAGCCAGTCCCGCGCCGAAGGCATGCCGGCCAACGAGGTGTGGATCAGGGGCAAGGGCGTCGGCGGATCATCTGCCGTCAACGGCATGATCTGGAGCCGGGGCGAACCTGCCGACTATGACGCGTGGGAAGCGGCCGGCGCTACCGGATGGAATGGCGCGGCGATGACCGAGGCGTTTCTCGCACTCGAGGATCATGCCGCCGGGCCGGGGCCGATGCGTGGCGCGGGCGGGCTCGTTCACGTCGATCCGGCGATCTTCTCCTATCCGCTCGCCGAACGCATGATCGCGGCGGGCGAGGCGATGGGGATGGCGCGCGTCGAGGACCTCAACGAACGGGGCGGCGAGCGCGTCGGCCTCTACAGCCACAACATCCGCAAGGGACGGCGCCAGAGTTCAGGCCGGACCTTCCTGGCCGCGGCGCGTAAACGCGCCAATGTCTCGGTCGTGACCGGCGCGATTGCCGAGCGTGTCGTGATCGAGCAGGGTCGCGCCATCGCGGTCGAGGCGCGCGCCAATGGCGTGTTGCGCCGCTTCCCTTGCGCGGGCGAAGTGATCGTCAGCGGTGGCGCGATGGAAAGCCCGCTGCTGCTCCAGCGTTCCGGCATCGGTGATGGCGCGCGGCTGAAAGCTGCTGGCATCGTGCCGCTGGTCGAATCGCCTGACGTGGGCGAACGCATGGTGGAACACCTCGGCTTCTCGATGCCCCACCGCTTGCGTGGCGAACGGGGTACGGGCGGCAGCTTGCGCGGGCCGGGGCTGCTGGTGGCAATGGCGCGCTACCTTGTGACCGGCGGCGGGATCATGGCGACGGGTCCGTTCGAGGTTGGCGCCTTCTGCAACGTCGCGCATCCTGATGGGCGGGTCGATGCCCAGCTCTATCTCGGTGGCTACACCTTCGAGGTAGCCGACGACGGCAACCCGGTCCCGCTCGACAAGATCTCGCGCGAGCCGGGGATGACGATCTATGGCCAGCTCCTGCGCCTGACCAGCGAGGCCTCGGTCCGCATCGCCGGGCCCGATGCGGCAACCCTGCCGACAATCCTGCCAAACTGGCTTTCGACCGAGCACGACCGCAAGTCTGCTATCGCGATGGTGCGCAAGATGCGCGCCTTCGTGCGATCCGGTCCGCTGGCCGATGTGGTCGGCGACGAGCTGATCCCCGGTGCGAGCGTGGAAAGTGACGAGGCGGTTCTCGATAGCTTTCGCCGCATCGCCAGCTGCGGCCTTCACGCCATCGGCTCGTGCCGGATGGGCTCTGACGAGCGCGCCGTCGTCGATCCGCGCCTCAGGGTGCACGGCGTTTCCGGGCTGCGCGTGGTCGATTGCTCGGTCATGCCCGGCCATGTCACCGGCAACACCAACGCCCCTGCTATGGCTCTGGGCTATCGCGCCGGCGCAATGATCCTTGAAGACGCTCGCAACTAA
- a CDS encoding FAD-binding domain-containing protein, producing the protein MPAGLGRGHGQVPLTRSAALERLERFVQRAGSAYAARRNLVNASGDHANVSRLSAALRRRLIGEDEVVRSVLAQHRLEKAEKFIAEVFWRTYWKGWLEQRPGVWSAYLADVGAFHPGTTIAEAMAGRTGIDAFDHWARELAATGYLHNWARMQVASIWVFTLGLPWQLGAQWFFDKLVDADPASNTLSWRWVAGLHTPGKTYLADADRIAAMTGSRFRPDGLASSARNSQNFSHPRAHRCARRLPRTPGYRRWCW; encoded by the coding sequence GTGCCAGCAGGTCTAGGCCGTGGGCATGGACAGGTTCCCCTTACCCGCTCCGCCGCGCTCGAACGGCTCGAACGTTTCGTTCAACGCGCCGGCAGCGCCTATGCCGCGCGGCGCAATCTGGTCAATGCCAGCGGCGATCACGCCAACGTGTCCCGGCTTTCGGCTGCGCTGCGTCGCCGCCTCATCGGCGAGGACGAAGTGGTGCGAAGCGTTCTGGCGCAGCATCGGCTGGAAAAGGCGGAGAAGTTCATCGCCGAGGTGTTCTGGCGGACCTACTGGAAGGGGTGGCTGGAACAGCGCCCGGGCGTGTGGAGCGCATACCTCGCCGATGTCGGCGCGTTTCATCCCGGCACGACGATTGCAGAGGCGATGGCAGGCCGCACCGGCATCGATGCTTTCGACCATTGGGCACGCGAGCTGGCCGCGACCGGCTACCTCCACAATTGGGCGCGGATGCAGGTTGCATCGATCTGGGTCTTCACGCTCGGCCTGCCTTGGCAGCTAGGAGCGCAGTGGTTCTTCGACAAGCTGGTCGATGCCGACCCGGCTTCAAACACGCTGAGCTGGCGCTGGGTGGCCGGGCTGCACACGCCGGGCAAGACCTATTTGGCCGATGCCGATCGGATCGCGGCGATGACCGGCAGCAGGTTCCGGCCCGATGGCCTGGCCTCGAGCGCGCGGAATTCGCAGAACTTCAGCCACCCCCGCGCTCACCGGTGCGCACGGCGGTTGCCCCGGACTCCCGGCTACCGACGCTGGTGCTGGTGA
- a CDS encoding DUF3429 domain-containing protein — protein MLKESARVSRSTLPPAVTVLGLAGWLPQALCIWAVVDKGPYQWTAKAAGCFYAALILSFLGGLWWMAGLLGGVRKSGLYVVAVLPSLAAWAALLPWSEGWHWPGPSLVALGLLLLASPLVDRKLSGDVSLPQGWLRLRMWMAGGLGILTLALAALG, from the coding sequence ATGCTGAAGGAGTCTGCCCGCGTGTCCCGATCCACCCTGCCTCCTGCCGTCACTGTGCTGGGCCTTGCCGGCTGGCTGCCACAGGCGCTGTGCATATGGGCAGTCGTCGACAAGGGCCCGTACCAGTGGACCGCCAAGGCGGCTGGCTGCTTTTACGCCGCGCTTATCCTGTCGTTCCTTGGCGGGCTATGGTGGATGGCCGGCCTGCTTGGCGGCGTGCGCAAATCGGGGCTCTACGTCGTCGCCGTGCTGCCCAGCCTGGCAGCATGGGCCGCTCTGCTACCGTGGAGCGAAGGCTGGCACTGGCCGGGGCCGTCCCTGGTCGCGCTGGGCCTGTTGCTGCTGGCAAGCCCGCTGGTTGACCGCAAGCTTTCGGGCGACGTCTCCTTGCCGCAAGGCTGGCTGCGCCTGCGCATGTGGATGGCGGGCGGCCTCGGCATCTTGACTTTGGCTCTGGCAGCACTTGGCTGA
- a CDS encoding cytochrome c translates to MPEKTTALAIAGATLLALAAPAIAGQKLGEVQGIRAPETIYAKTCGYCHGRNVGPIILGRGLPAESVKYIVRHGQNGMPAFRPTEVKPEELEALAAWVEKSAARKGSTGNDRHQHGPSRPSRRRDHRRGQPWSWHRRQREEPRATCPAHDQGGLRRRDEGLPRRRRQ, encoded by the coding sequence ATGCCGGAAAAGACCACCGCTCTTGCCATTGCAGGGGCAACGCTGCTTGCGCTCGCCGCGCCTGCCATCGCCGGGCAGAAGCTGGGCGAGGTGCAGGGCATTCGCGCGCCTGAAACCATCTATGCCAAGACTTGCGGCTACTGCCATGGCCGCAACGTCGGCCCGATCATCCTCGGGCGCGGTCTGCCTGCGGAATCGGTCAAGTACATCGTCCGCCACGGCCAGAACGGCATGCCCGCCTTCCGCCCGACCGAGGTGAAGCCGGAAGAACTCGAAGCCCTCGCAGCGTGGGTCGAGAAGAGTGCAGCGCGCAAGGGGAGCACGGGCAATGACCGACATCAACATGGACCGTCGCGGCCTTCTCGGCGCAGGGATCATCGGCGCGGCCAGCCTTGGTCTTGGCACCGGCGCCAGCGCGAAGAACCCCGCGCCACTTGCCCCGCACATGACCAAGGCGGACTTCGCCGGCGCGATGAAGGCCTTCCGCGCCGTCGTCGGCAATGA
- a CDS encoding FAD-binding oxidoreductase produces MKAFRAVVGNDWVFGDEDSVAPYTKVYVPDPANRHVPVGAVCPETVEQVQEIVRIANTYKQPLWTVSTGKNMGYGMTAPATPGQVVLDLKRMNRILEVDADLGTCLLEPGVTYQQLKDYLVENNIPLWIDVPTVGPIASPVGNTLDRGVGYTPYGEHFMFQCGMEVVLPDGQVMRTGMGSIKGSTAWQAFKWGYGPYVDGLFTQSNFGVVTKMGLWLMPKPPVYKPFMVRHAEMADVPRIIEAMRPLRVSNLVANCNLMMSASYQLAMFKRRNEIVPDGMPLDEASLKKAAKANGLGMWNTYFALYGTEQTVAGVEPIIRASLTASGGEVLTAAEMGDNPWFHHHSTLMEGGLNLDEIGLLRWRGAGGGLAWFAPVAAARGMEAERQTVLAKEIVEKHGFDYTAAYAIGWRDLHHIIALLFDKSDAEQEKKADACYRELVTRFGAQGWASYRTGVNSMDLVAQQYGAVNRELNAKIKHALDPNGILAPGKSGII; encoded by the coding sequence ATGAAGGCCTTCCGCGCCGTCGTCGGCAATGATTGGGTGTTCGGTGACGAGGACTCCGTCGCCCCCTACACCAAGGTCTATGTGCCCGACCCGGCGAACCGCCATGTCCCGGTTGGTGCCGTCTGCCCCGAAACGGTCGAGCAGGTGCAGGAAATCGTCCGCATCGCCAACACCTACAAGCAGCCGTTGTGGACCGTCTCGACCGGCAAGAACATGGGCTATGGCATGACCGCGCCGGCAACACCGGGCCAGGTCGTGCTCGATCTCAAGCGGATGAACCGCATCCTCGAAGTCGATGCCGATCTCGGCACCTGCCTGCTTGAGCCGGGCGTCACTTACCAGCAGCTCAAGGACTATCTGGTAGAGAACAACATTCCGCTGTGGATCGACGTGCCCACGGTCGGCCCGATTGCCTCGCCGGTCGGCAATACGCTGGACCGCGGGGTGGGCTACACCCCCTATGGCGAGCACTTCATGTTCCAGTGCGGCATGGAAGTGGTGCTGCCCGATGGGCAGGTCATGCGCACCGGCATGGGCTCGATCAAGGGCAGCACCGCGTGGCAGGCGTTCAAGTGGGGCTACGGGCCGTACGTCGACGGGCTGTTCACCCAGTCGAACTTCGGCGTCGTCACCAAGATGGGCCTGTGGCTCATGCCCAAGCCGCCGGTCTACAAGCCGTTCATGGTGCGCCACGCCGAAATGGCCGACGTTCCGCGCATCATCGAGGCGATGCGCCCGCTTCGCGTCTCCAACCTCGTCGCCAACTGCAACCTGATGATGAGCGCGTCGTACCAGCTCGCCATGTTCAAGCGCCGCAACGAGATCGTGCCCGATGGCATGCCGCTGGATGAAGCCTCACTCAAGAAGGCAGCCAAGGCCAATGGCCTGGGCATGTGGAACACCTACTTCGCGCTCTACGGCACCGAACAGACCGTGGCGGGCGTAGAGCCAATTATCCGCGCGAGCCTGACGGCCAGCGGCGGCGAAGTGCTGACCGCCGCCGAGATGGGCGACAATCCGTGGTTCCATCACCACTCCACGCTGATGGAAGGTGGCCTCAATCTCGACGAGATCGGCCTGTTGCGCTGGCGCGGGGCTGGCGGAGGCCTTGCCTGGTTCGCGCCGGTTGCCGCCGCGCGCGGCATGGAGGCAGAGCGGCAGACTGTGCTTGCCAAGGAGATCGTCGAGAAACACGGCTTCGACTACACCGCCGCCTACGCCATCGGCTGGCGCGACCTGCACCACATCATCGCGCTGCTGTTCGACAAGTCCGATGCCGAGCAGGAGAAGAAGGCCGATGCCTGTTACCGCGAACTGGTTACCCGTTTCGGGGCGCAGGGCTGGGCCAGCTACCGCACCGGGGTCAATTCCATGGACCTCGTTGCGCAGCAATACGGCGCGGTAAACCGCGAACTCAATGCGAAAATAAAGCACGCGCTAGACCCCAACGGCATTCTTGCCCCCGGCAAATCAGGGATCATTTAA
- a CDS encoding SDR family NAD(P)-dependent oxidoreductase, with the protein MMRFEGKAVLVTGAATGIGRATALAFAREGASVMIGDIDDRADETVAMILAEGGRAAFRKTDVRKAADLDALVAQCIERFGRMDAAFNNAGVLPPQRPIHEVTEDELDLAIDVDFKGVFFAMQAEIRHFLSVGGGAIVNTASVGALIADPNMSAYCAMKHAVSGLTKAAAVEYAQSNIRVNAIAPGFVVTPMTQHWADSNEFTQMFFAQNISGRAARPEEIAPTVLHLCSDGASFINGATFTIDGGQTAH; encoded by the coding sequence ATGATGCGCTTCGAAGGAAAGGCCGTCCTCGTGACGGGCGCCGCCACTGGCATTGGCCGTGCTACCGCGCTGGCATTCGCGCGTGAGGGCGCTTCGGTGATGATCGGCGACATCGATGACCGCGCCGATGAAACCGTGGCAATGATTCTTGCGGAGGGAGGCCGTGCCGCCTTCCGCAAGACCGACGTGCGCAAGGCCGCCGATCTCGATGCACTGGTCGCGCAGTGCATCGAACGCTTCGGGCGGATGGATGCAGCGTTCAACAACGCCGGTGTCCTGCCCCCGCAGCGCCCGATCCATGAAGTGACCGAGGACGAACTCGACCTCGCCATCGATGTCGATTTCAAGGGCGTGTTCTTTGCCATGCAGGCCGAGATCCGCCATTTCCTCAGCGTAGGCGGCGGGGCGATCGTCAACACCGCAAGCGTCGGCGCGCTGATCGCGGACCCGAACATGAGCGCCTATTGCGCGATGAAGCACGCTGTCTCCGGCCTGACCAAGGCTGCTGCGGTGGAATATGCGCAAAGCAACATCCGCGTGAACGCCATCGCGCCCGGCTTCGTCGTCACCCCGATGACCCAGCACTGGGCCGACAGCAACGAGTTCACCCAGATGTTCTTCGCCCAGAACATTTCGGGCCGCGCCGCGCGCCCCGAGGAAATCGCCCCCACCGTCCTGCACCTGTGCTCGGACGGGGCCAGCTTCATCAACGGCGCCACGTTTACAATCGACGGCGGCCAGACCGCCCACTGA
- a CDS encoding MBL fold metallo-hydrolase, producing the protein MRKILALLAVSALSIGVAHAKPLDYKVITTSPGSLVANVTLVTGEKDAVLVDVPFTRADAMRVAADVLDSGKTLKAIVITHDHPDHFFGLDVLQDAFPDAKILANPVAAKDMARSIPIKFKRWAAQLGTNAPRRGVQPEAMRGDSIDLEGHKLQVIGPMQGDHLHSTVVWDAETSTLIAGDILYNGVYVWLGEHGPAQYDAWLKTLDQLEAMNPARIVAGHRQPGLPDDNMSIAWTRAYITAFAAEARTAKTSAELASRMAQRYPNATEVLGGFLLGISSKVGAGEIPPWDE; encoded by the coding sequence ATGCGCAAGATCCTCGCACTGCTCGCAGTGTCGGCGCTTTCCATCGGTGTCGCTCACGCAAAGCCGCTCGACTACAAGGTCATCACCACCAGCCCCGGCAGCCTCGTGGCCAACGTCACACTTGTCACGGGCGAGAAGGACGCGGTCCTGGTGGACGTGCCCTTCACCCGGGCCGATGCCATGCGCGTGGCAGCAGATGTGCTCGACAGCGGCAAGACGCTGAAGGCCATCGTCATCACTCACGACCACCCCGATCACTTCTTCGGGCTGGACGTGCTGCAGGATGCTTTCCCGGATGCGAAGATCCTCGCCAATCCGGTAGCGGCGAAGGACATGGCCCGCTCGATCCCGATCAAGTTCAAGCGCTGGGCCGCACAGCTTGGCACCAATGCGCCGCGCCGCGGGGTCCAGCCCGAGGCGATGAGAGGAGACAGCATCGACCTCGAAGGCCACAAGCTGCAGGTCATCGGCCCGATGCAGGGCGATCACCTGCATTCCACCGTCGTCTGGGATGCCGAGACAAGCACCCTGATCGCGGGCGACATCCTCTACAACGGCGTTTATGTCTGGCTCGGCGAACATGGCCCCGCGCAATACGACGCATGGCTCAAGACTCTCGACCAGCTTGAGGCCATGAACCCGGCGCGCATCGTGGCGGGCCATCGCCAACCGGGCCTGCCGGACGACAACATGTCCATCGCCTGGACCCGCGCCTACATCACGGCCTTTGCCGCCGAAGCCAGGACCGCAAAGACCTCCGCAGAGCTCGCCTCCCGCATGGCGCAGCGTTATCCCAACGCCACCGAGGTGCTGGGCGGGTTCCTGCTCGGCATTTCCAGCAAGGTCGGCGCGGGCGAGATCCCGCCTTGGGACGAGTAA
- a CDS encoding LuxR C-terminal-related transcriptional regulator encodes MQLSVESIDSVRISNPQDVRRAAEALHQIATTAGMRAAPAQDIADKRTPVDADGNILARDVFGWNDEKVWWRNSRIALDSPLTSACRFESEPFWVNANGFHTRQPNHYLTAIDLTNFEARAMTRAAIVVPVHLPFGQIGAVSFNPLDPAQTELDDVFLENGDAFGIYARTFIASYVHAMGSAQALPSGSRLSKREVECLRWAAIGKTDLEISMIMGRSRATVRFHIHNASMKLNAVNRSQTVFKAAQLGYISLAT; translated from the coding sequence GTGCAGCTTTCGGTGGAGTCGATCGACTCGGTCAGGATCAGCAATCCGCAGGACGTGCGCCGCGCGGCGGAGGCCCTGCACCAGATCGCCACGACCGCCGGCATGCGCGCCGCGCCTGCGCAGGACATAGCCGACAAGCGCACGCCGGTCGATGCCGATGGCAACATCCTCGCCCGAGACGTGTTCGGCTGGAACGATGAGAAGGTGTGGTGGCGCAATTCGCGGATCGCGCTCGATTCGCCCCTGACGTCGGCCTGCCGGTTCGAAAGCGAGCCGTTCTGGGTGAACGCCAATGGCTTTCACACCCGCCAGCCCAATCATTACCTGACCGCGATCGACCTGACCAACTTCGAAGCCCGCGCGATGACCCGCGCTGCCATCGTCGTGCCGGTGCACCTGCCGTTCGGGCAGATCGGTGCCGTCAGCTTCAACCCGCTTGATCCGGCGCAGACCGAGCTGGACGACGTGTTTCTCGAGAACGGCGACGCCTTCGGCATCTATGCCCGTACTTTCATCGCCAGCTATGTCCACGCGATGGGATCGGCGCAGGCCCTGCCCTCGGGCTCGCGCCTGTCAAAGCGTGAAGTGGAGTGCCTGCGCTGGGCAGCGATCGGCAAGACCGACCTTGAAATCAGCATGATCATGGGCCGCAGCCGCGCCACGGTGCGCTTCCACATCCATAACGCCTCGATGAAGCTGAACGCGGTGAACCGCAGCCAGACCGTGTTCAAGGCCGCGCAGCTGGGCTATATCTCGCTGGCGACCTGA